Part of the Drosophila santomea strain STO CAGO 1482 chromosome 2L, Prin_Dsan_1.1, whole genome shotgun sequence genome is shown below.
ctttaaataatttttttttgcttttttaaaaaaatttattcTAACTGACGTGTAATACTTATAAGGAGTGTTCACATTTACCTACGGATTATGCAGCTGCTACTCGTACGTCAGTGAAAAGTAGTCCACGTAGTGACAATGCGCACCTCAATAATGTACGATAAAGTTAATATGTGATCTGATCATCGGAAAATAATACTAATTAAAGTTTTCGCAATATACAAAAGTATGCTTCATTAATAACGAAATTATTGTATGCTTGTCGTCGCTagttgttttttcttttttgtttgattataatagttatacccgttactcgtagagtaaaagggtatactagattcgttgaaaagtatgtaacaggcagaaggaagggtttccgaccatataaagtatatatattcttgatcaggacaatagccgagtcgatatgaccatggccgtctgtccgtctgtccgtctgtccgtctgtccgtctgtccgtctgtctgtccgtccgtatgaacgctgtgatctcaggaactacaaaagctagaaagttaggattaagcatacagactccagacatagacgcagcgcaagtttgtcgattcatgttgccacgccactctaacCCACAACCGCCCAAACTGCACGCCcactttgaaaatgttttgatatcttttcatttttgaattggtcttgtaaatttctatcgatttgccaaaaaactttttgccacgcccactctaacgcccacaaaccgccaaaagctgctacgcccacacttttgaaaaatgttttgatatcttttcatttttgtattggtcttgtaaatttctatcgatttgccaaaacactttttgccacgccccctctaacgcccacaaaccgcccaaaactgccacgcccacacttttgaaaaatgttttgatattttttcatttttgtattggtcttgtaaatttctatcgatttgccaaaaaactttttgccacgccccctctaacgcccacaaaccgcccaaaactgccacgcccacacttttgaaaaatgttttgatattttttcatttttgtattggtcttctaaatttctatcgatttgttaaaaaactttttgccacgcccactctaacgcccacaaacctccaaaaactgtgtttaagactcctctcgttctcttgtttttaatttataataacCATATTTGAGTTATTTTTATTCCGCGTGTTTTTGATGCGTGAATGATGTGAGCCCCTTTCCCTgataaaatatcaattaatgACCGCGTTTCAACATTTTCTCTTACAAACTCATGCGTTTATTTACAATAGATTCACAAAATGTTCCAAACTATACATAGGTATCATTATGAATAACTTAAGTTTATATGCTAACGGCACTAGCTAATCTCACTGCGTTGTTTCTCTGTTTGTTCTCtgttttttctctgtgtaggATGCGAAACTTAAGACTATCACACTTGGTCTGCTCTGACTAGACGTTGAAATATTCCTTCTTAGGCTAACTTTTCCAATCAATAGGCCATCTCGGCACCCCAAGGACGATAGGGCTTGGCTCCGTTTGGAGTGGCATACTGTAGGACGCTGGAGTTGTTGTAATCCTGGCCTGGCAGGCCACTGACCGGGTACTGGGGAGCGGCACTGTAGCTGAGGCTCTCGGAACCCAAGGCCGCCGGGCGATTGCTGTTGGTGAGTTCTATGTAGGTGGGCACCTGCTGCTCGGGATGCACTGCGCTGTGGTCGTGGGTGtagtgttgctgctgctgctgctgctgcgccggTTGAGGTGTTGTCTGCGtccgttgctgttgctgctgatgttgctgctggtgttgctgttgctgctgctgctgctgttgttgctgctgctgttgctgttgctggctgCTGCTCTCAGAGTGGAGATCATGGCTGGGCAGCGATTCGTTTACGGCAGTTCCACTAGTCCGCGAGACACTGGTGCGTCCTCCCAGTTGCTGAGCCTGCTGCGAGGGCGAGGCGCTCAAAGTGGGGTAGCTGGATACATAGGCACCTGGATTCGCTGGCGCCGCATAGCTCTGGTAGGGAGCAGCTGCACAGTTGGGTTGGTAGCCGGAGGAGCTGGGAGCAGCCGGTGTCCAGCCGGCCGGACTGGCGCAGCTCTTTGCCGAGAGTTCGCGCTGCTGCACAAAGTACTGGAGGTGGGACATGAGGCGCAGGCGCAGAGGATCCTGGATGTCCATGCCCTCGATGGTGACCAGATAGCGGGCCACTTCGGCGGCGCACTCGCGGAACCCGATGATGTGGTAGTCCATGGCCACTCGCTGCGGATCGTAGCTCAGCGAGTCGAGAGCTGCAACAAGATAAGAGGAGGTGGAGAAAGTCAATAAGCTGTCTAATCCCAGTTCaggcaaacaattaaaatagcTGTTCCCACGCGACGAGCATAAAGAACAACCCCAAAACCCATGTCCTTCGGCGGGATGGCTCGTTGTGAGGTGGTTATCAGGGGGTGAAAGCCCGCTCCTGGCTACAACTTTGCTATCGTGGTGGTGCCGCTTCCGAGCGTGGGAAGCCCCGAGATTCGAGATTCTCTTGAGCGCtagggtggtggtggtggtcctGCTTTGCTTATGGCAATCATACTTTTCCCACCATGCGACCCTGTGCGGGACAACAGGTCAGGATTGTTTACCCAGATTTGTGATAATTTGCCGcatattgtatttaatttcGTGCCTTAATTGTTTCCCACAGCGGGCTCTGTATGGGGATTCTGGTTGCAGTTTTCCCATCGAATGCTTTTTTTTACTGGGATTGTAGTTCATATGTCAGTGGGAGAGTAGTGATTTGAACTGGCGAAATACAAAATGTCCTTAATATTTCCAAAGCCGATGTGTCATATGACCTAATTCCGCTTTTAACTTTAGTTCTAACCAAGTCGCTCACTACTCACTACTCGCTCACTAATTTGAAGGTAGCTCAAGTTGGCGAAGTACACTTACTTTTGGACTGCAAGCTCTTGAGGTGCTCCACGGTCAGCTGGAGGATTTCGGCCTTCTCCAACTTGGCGGATCCCTGCTTCTCATAGGCGGAGGGCACCAGGCGCTTGAGTTCGGTGAGTGAGGAGTTGATCCGATCCCGCCGCTTCTTCTCGATCACTCCTCGTCGCTTTTTGCGGCTCATTAGTTGGCAGCTGCCCGGCTCACTGGGCGAGATTCTAAAAGCACAAAGGGTTTCTATTAGGTATGGATTAAAAGTAAGGATGGATTATAATTATATCTTCTTTTAAGCGTGTGCTATCTAACACTCAATGGTGCTCCTAACTGCATAGCTATGAAAATCATAGAGTTACTGAACCATTCTAAAACCTATCTATTCTTGGGTTTAGTAGAGTTATCCATTATTTTGATGCACTAAATCGCACAGTTTTTTAGAATTGTTCCTTTACAAGAAAACTCCTAAGCTTCTTTAGAGAAACTCTTCATGCAGTAAATTGAAAACACTTTTGAAAGAAGTCGGGAATACGCACTGTTCCTTAGAGGACTCCTCGGAGTACAGATCGTCGCAGTCGCTCTCGGAGAGCGTCCGCTTCAGGCTGCCAATCCCGTGGCtgtggctctggctctggctgtGCCCATGGCTGTGGTTGCTGTGGGCGCTGTGGTGGCTCTGCGGCGGCGGCACCCAGTGGCTTTGGGGTGTTGTGACGCTGGCGCCGGGCATGACCACTCCTGGTCCGGCGGCGTAGCCCCAGTGGTGCAGCGACGGCGCGTTCACGTGCATGTTGTGATCCATTGTGTGTGGTGACTCGCAGTGTTTACTCGCTGCTCCTGCGCACTTGACACTGGTGTGTTGCTGTAGCAGTTGTCGCTGGGCGAGTGTTGCGCGTTGCGTGTTGCTAGTGTTGCTAGTGTTGCTAGTGGCACTGGCAGCAAGTTGCAGATGCAGTAGGCGACCGGGCTGGCGGAGCTAGTTTGAGCACGTGACTTATCGTGTGCGCGAACGGCGTTCGACTGATTCTGCAGCACACGTCGAGCGGACGACCTGCCCTCCGCTGCCGCCGCTCAACCCCTTTTTACCGCCTGCGGCAGCCGTCCAATaagatgcagcagcaaccaccCCCTGGCAACGCGTAGCGCGTGCTGGCCGAGATTGGGGTAGGAAACGGGGAATAAACATATTCGCCGCACGGCGATCGCCGCCAAGTGAGCAAGGGTGTGTGCGACAAGGAGCGGCAAGCCGGCAAATGAGCAAGCCTCTGTCATCGATTCATCCGATTGTATCGCCCGAGCATCTGACACAGCCTTTCAGCAGCATCTAAAGTGTTTATGTATCTAAGGCATCTGCAGCACGGCCTCTAATCGGCGCCGTGGGCGACAAACTGGCGACGTCCGCCGTCCGTCTGTCCACTTGTTTGCTGCTGGAGCGGCTGCACCCGACCATGGAACTCAAACTGGAGCACGCGCCGGTCGTGTGGCATTGCCCGGCATTGCGTGGCGCCGGGAAAGCCCCAACAAGTGCAACAGCCGTCGTTGACCTCTATCTGAGCAGTGGGACGCGTGCTGGTGGGTGGCCCACACAATTCTAGGTCAGTGCCGCCGGCTCAAGGTTGCGGCATCAGGAATCCGGAACAGGAACGGGAGCATCGGCAGGTGCAGAAGCCGAGATAATGGCGACGACGACGGCAGGTGACCAAGGTTGACTTAGAAATTGCTCGAGGTAAACTCGAGTTGTTTACCTAGAGCTATGCTTATGCGCAAATAATAcccttttatatttttgggaGCTTTAGTGTTAAGTCCCAAGCATCATTGTAGAAAATCGCAAAATGAATATAAGTTAAATTAACTGCGACGTTAAAAACCCAAATttatttgacattttttaCGTAAAAGAACACGTGATCCTTGGAGgtatttaaattctttatCTATTAAACTCTCTAGCCTATTGAACTTTCAGTTGCGCATAATATGATCCATTCTAAACTGTGTTTGCTTAAGAGGTTAAACTCGTTAATTCTAAAACgccaatatttttataccctttCGAGGCGATCTGGCCTTGTCCgactgtccgtccgtatgaacgcaGGAAGGAAGGGATCAGGAAGAGATGTAGACGCAGCGCTGGATCATTACAGAAGATTTCCATGCCCACTGTTGCGCTCACAAACCGAGCTAAAGTGTCATACTTAGAAAATTTTTAGATTTCGTTTAGAAAAATGTCTTgagatttttgattttactATTTGTTTGGCCAATTTTAATAGCTATGCcaataaaatgttgaaatCCCTAGTATTTATACCCAGTACTCCTGCAATCTGAGTAATAGGTATCTGATAATCGACGAAATGGACTGTCGCGGCTTCCTCTGAGAGGAAATCGTTTAACATAACCCTAGACTGTGGAACCATCTAAATACTTTCATAATACTCTCTGCTATATCTCTCTCCGCTATCTCAAAAAATTACTCGCAAAGTTTGTGGCCAGTTGCttgatattattattaattccAATGTTActtataaatttgtatataataaataatttccaatATATTATATCATCTCAAGATTGCACGCCTATTACTACTGAAAGCTAGAAGTAGATTAAAAGTGATtaaaacacaaatacaaaacaagagagaacgctatagtcgagttccccgactatctgatacccgttactcagctattggaagtgcgcAGGAGAGTCTTCgacactgacagttttggctgtttgtgggcgttagagtgggcgtggcaaaaagttttttgtgcaaatcgatagaaattttcaagaccaatataaaaatgaaaaaatatcataacatttttcgaaagtgtgggcgttagagtggacgtggcaacaaacttgcgctgcgtctatgtccctggagtctgtatgcttaatctcaaccttctagcttttgtagttcctgagatctcagcgttcatacggacggacagacggacggacatggccagatcgaccatatatactttatatggtcggaaacgcttccttctgcctgttacatacgtttcaacgaatctagtatacccttttaatctacgagtaacgtgtataaaaCCATCTACGGCAAATATTGCTGATCTATGGCTGAAGTGGTGTGATAGAACTATCCCAAACTACATTTGATATCTGTGCCTGCAGATATCGGGATACTATTGCATCGTTTTTACATTAGAATAATTCAAACAAGAGAAAATGTGTGAATTATTATATTAGAAAGTAATGCATCTGTGGATAGCTGTGTAAAGATGTTCAGTACAAACCCATTAGTCCTGCGTCTCTAAAAGTATCTAAGTATCTCACATTACCAAGGTCTATGTGTTCTTGCCGGTTAAAGAAACTGGAAAGATCATTATTTTCTCTCCCCCACAACGTTATTTAGTGTAGcatttttgctattttctcGATTAATCAGGCCTTGGTTACAATGGCGCCCATATCAATTTCAAAAAAGTAcattaaaatcgaaaattataaaaagtgCTTTTCATTTGATTCGGCATGCTGTCGCTCAGGTTTTGACCGCGGCAAGCAGCAAAGTGGAAATGCCTAatggccaatgccaatgcGAGTGGTAGTGCCAGCGTGGGACAAACTCGCTCCGAGTTGCCGGAACCCACCCCGAATCAAGTGGATGGATAGTGCCGGGCTGAAGCGGTGTAGCGACAAGGCGGCAAGTTGCACCACCGACGCGGCGACGGGACGAACCCACGAAATCGCAGCCGTGGCTCGTGGGAAAGCCAAAGGTCTACGGATTCTCACGAGCGTCCAGCACGTGCGGGTCGTGCGCCGGAATGGAtcgatggatggatgggtgggTGGACGACGAACTTACTCCCTCCCACAGGGCAAAGGGCAATCGCATACGCATTCGCATTTACGTTCGCATTCTGAAGTGCATTACTCAAGGTATGGAGCCAAAGGAGcgccgcacacacaaacacactttATTGTTAATGGATATTTCCGAAAACAACTTTCTATAATGAAAATTGCGGTCTGCCGACGCCGACTCAAATACTCGattacatatataaatgtagATAATTCTCACAAGACTGGTTTTCGTGCTCTATCGCTGGACGCAAAGTGGAGGTTACAAAGCCGCTGAGTGTCCGTTTCCGGACTCAGAAGCTCCTAAGGCAAAGATTGCAGTTGTTTCCGGCTACTGCGTTGTCGTGTCGGTGCAGCTCCAGGCTGAGGGGCTCCGTGTCGTCCACCCAGGTCTCTAGGGTGCAGGAGCTGGACTGGTGGCTGGACTTTTGGGACTGGGAGAGGGATCTGGTGGCCACCGCCGCCTGCCGCCACCTGGCGTCGAAGTCATCCCAGCGATCGCAGGTGTCGTCATCCAGGGAGTTGCCGTTGATGTCCCACTTAACAATGGGGAAGTCGTCGTGCGGCGGCTCCATGATCACCACGCTGTGGTAGTTGCCCTCCAGCTTGGAGCCCAGGCTGATGCTGCAGGGATGGTAGCGACTGGGCGTGGGAATCCTCTGCTGCACTTGTTGTTTCCTCGGAGTagcctgctgctgcacttgctgtTTTCGCGGGGTGGCCTGCTGCTGCGctggctgctcctgcttctgctccgctttctgctcctccttctgctcctccagctgcagATCCAGGCTGGAGTTGGAGGGCGTGTGCCGCAGGTAGCGGACATTCGCCTTGTACTTCACCCGCTCGAACTCGACGGTCGTTGGCGGGGTGGCCAACACCTCGTAGTTGCCGCAGCTCATCAAGTATTTGGTGCGCAGATCATGCTTGGCTGCGGGCTGaagctcctcctcctcctccctgGCCAAGTCCAAAGCCTGGTTGCACTCActcagctgcagctcctcgtAGATAGCCTCCGTCACCTGGCAATTGCTGTTTACATCCAGCTCCAGATCGCGCTGCAGATTCAACTCCTCCTCCACATCCTCGTCGTCCCCGTCCTCCTCGTCCAGCCGCTGGACAAAGAGTTGCTTTGAAGTCGATATCTTGCGCAGGAACTGCAAGGACACAAATCGATACGCATAAACATAGCGggcaacgcggcgtatgattAACGTGCCAAAAGCACTGGCATGCAAACTTAACTGACTATTTTCATGCGGCGCTGGTCGCCATCGATTTCCTATAGATTGCCACCCACGCGGGCGCCACACGAGGACTCACCTTCAGACAGGACTTCCTGGTGCGCCTCAGCAAATGCGACATGCTGGCGATGTCTTTGTGTCGCCGCCGCTTTATCCTCCCTAAGTGAATGCTGCAATTACTGTGGCTATTGTTGCCCTGCCATCGGAGTTGCGCCCGTCAGCCGGGGCATGTGCCTCATCACCGCTGCAGCCCGTTGGGCTATCCAAACAAAACTGAACGAGGAAGCGCCGCGGCGAACCCTTGCAGGTGGAGCAAGGACCTCCCATGCCGCGCTCCTGCCAAATGACTCATCCTCGTGGCGCGGCTTGAAACACGCAGAAAAATGAAGTGTTCGCAATCCATTGAAAGTACCTTTAAGTTTTATTCAAGTGATTTAATTGTTGCAATAATGTTAGGAAGTCCTTGATTGTATATAATTGATCTTGTCATGAGCTCTTGCCGTAGAGCTAATGTAGATGTGGAAATGTTTCTGAAATATTCTGAAATACTACTATGcgtttttttcagtgtactgGGGAGCAGTGCACGCGCCAGCTGAGAGCCTCTGTCCGCACAGGCGCAGTGTGATCCTGGCGCACAGATTGGGAATCTCGAGTGGGTCGTCGCTAATGCGGTAATGGCCCGGCTAAGCGCCCCCTCCAGAGTCCCCTCCAGAGCCCCTGAAGCGACGGCCCTCGAATGGCCAGCCGGTCAAGTGCCTGGGGTGCTCCGAAGGACCAAAGGTGAGTCCGGCTCCCTGATTATTTCGGTGCGTGTGCCGATGGGGCGCCAACTTGGCGCTGCCTTCCGTGGCAGGTTTGTTATGAAACTATTTGCGGAGGAGAGGGTCGCCGCTGAACTTGCGGGAGGCGCTCATGTAACTATGGGAATTTGTATACCACGCGAATTGCGTTATAAATAGTGGGCCAATGCCATGAATGCTGAAGTGGAAGGGAATTCTCCTGCGAACAGCAAATATATGGTGGAGAAACAACCTCACAATAACTTCTTATTTGCTTTCTGACACCTATTAAACAAAACAGCGCACTTTGGGTTTGAAAACAACTGCTAGTGGGGCTTAGAATCTGATTAAAAAAGGTGAAATATGTTTTTACGTCTCAGGAAAACTGAGTGTAAGTGTCCGCGGAAAAATGTTGATGATTCATGTTTGTCCACTTTTATAATTCCGTTTTGGTAATGATTTCTGAAGCTAGCACCGATTAATGCTACATTTTGGGAACAAGAGCAAGTATTGCATTTTGCAAAGACAATTGTGTTATCGTCCAG
Proteins encoded:
- the LOC120458844 gene encoding probable E3 ubiquitin-protein ligase bre1; the protein is MSHLLRRTRKSCLKFLRKISTSKQLFVQRLDEEDGDDEDVEEELNLQRDLELDVNSNCQVTEAIYEELQLSECNQALDLAREEEEELQPAAKHDLRTKYLMSCGNYEVLATPPTTVEFERVKYKANVRYLRHTPSNSSLDLQLEEQKEEQKAEQKQEQPAQQQATPRKQQVQQQATPRKQQVQQRIPTPSRYHPCSISLGSKLEGNYHSVVIMEPPHDDFPIVKWDINGNSLDDDTCDRWDDFDARWRQAAVATRSLSQSQKSSHQSSSCTLETWVDDTEPLSLELHRHDNAVAGNNCNLCLRSF
- the LOC120458207 gene encoding hairy/enhancer-of-split related with YRPW motif protein, which encodes MDHNMHVNAPSLHHWGYAAGPGVVMPGASVTTPQSHWVPPPQSHHSAHSNHSHGHSQSQSHSHGIGSLKRTLSESDCDDLYSEESSKEQISPSEPGSCQLMSRKKRRGVIEKKRRDRINSSLTELKRLVPSAYEKQGSAKLEKAEILQLTVEHLKSLQSKTLDSLSYDPQRVAMDYHIIGFRECAAEVARYLVTIEGMDIQDPLRLRLMSHLQYFVQQRELSAKSCASPAGWTPAAPSSSGYQPNCAAAPYQSYAAPANPGAYVSSYPTLSASPSQQAQQLGGRTSVSRTSGTAVNESLPSHDLHSESSSQQQQQQQQQQQQQQQQQHQQQHQQQQQRTQTTPQPAQQQQQQQHYTHDHSAVHPEQQVPTYIELTNSNRPAALGSESLSYSAAPQYPVSGLPGQDYNNSSVLQYATPNGAKPYRPWGAEMAY